The Fluviispira sanaruensis sequence AACTCGTTGTCTATCGTGCTGAACAGGAAAACGTTTTATCTGAAAGTTGTTATTTTCTATTTGGCAATCTTCATACGTTGGAAGCTTATTATTCCAGGATATATAATCATCGCTTTGGCTTGTTAAAATTTCAATATTTTGCTTTTTTAAGGCAAGCCCTTCTGCTAATTTTAATGCGTATACTTCTGCGCCTGCATTAATATTTATTCCACATCTTTGCACAACTATCGCTATTTTATTTTGACTCTTCATTTTTAAAGAAGGAAAGCCTTCCTCCCCTCCACTAAGGGTTTTTTCTGTTTTGCATTCCATATTGTTTATAGACTGCAAGAGGAATTTCTGGAAGATTAATATGCGATACTACTGGAGAAATGACTTGATGTTCTTCAAAAATATCGTGATTGCTTTTTTGTAATATATCTGCTTTAAATTCAAGACAATCTGTATAATAATATCGACAATGAATTCCTTCTTTTCTTTCCTTAAAACTATGTGTAAAGTATGACATTACTTTAAGCAAGAGGGACTGACCTTTATTTAAAGGATAGCAATTAAAAAAATCCATTCTTTTAGAATTTATAAATCCGCTTTTCTTTAAAACTTCAAATATCTTCTCAATATTTTTATTGCCTAAAGAATTGCAATTGACCATCATATAGAAATTAGAATTTTCATATTTTGTTGCTTTTAAAGCGCATTTTAAAAATACATTAAGATCTTCGTAATTTTGTGGAGGATCAAAACAGACGACATCAAATATATGTTGTAAAAATTTAGGTAACCCGTCGTATAAATCCACATGAAAGAAAGTGACTTGATATTTTGCATCCTGAGTAAGCACTTTTAGCTCTTCAAGTAGACGCATATCGCAATCTAAAACAGTCACATATTTGAAATTTCGAGCAGCTAATTCTACTGAAACATGATCATCATCACCCATAAGTAAAATACTTTTATCTCTGAAGCCATTTCTTTCA is a genomic window containing:
- a CDS encoding bis-aminopropyl spermidine synthase family protein, with protein sequence MKIIDKIHKLICKIVSIFFASRTVRHVLSLNRTEKKEFLRKIIEENKKQNFHENTNLLQHTKSKFKLVQSYNQLPCTIETRKKRADLFERNGFRDKSILLMGDDDHVSVELAARNFKYVTVLDCDMRLLEELKVLTQDAKYQVTFFHVDLYDGLPKFLQHIFDVVCFDPPQNYEDLNVFLKCALKATKYENSNFYMMVNCNSLGNKNIEKIFEVLKKSGFINSKRMDFFNCYPLNKGQSLLLKVMSYFTHSFKERKEGIHCRYYYTDCLEFKADILQKSNHDIFEEHQVISPVVSHINLPEIPLAVYKQYGMQNRKNP